The Nocardia sp. XZ_19_385 genome window below encodes:
- a CDS encoding DUF1254 domain-containing protein encodes MTGWRPISRRSMLALGAAAVAGAGLSGRAAADPGDPLAAAVQAYIFGYPLVLMDVTREASVKHLPLNRLANVAATPTPDSTYVVRPNLDTLYSQAWLDLRTEPVMMQVPAMSDGRYWLMQVLDMWTNSEHDPSSIAPLGAPPYTYAITGPGWTGSLPAGVTQLPMKTATAWLLGRIQVDGPADLAAVHDIQQQLRLSPLSSWGAAGPGTSIAGLGNLGGGPRPPDVVAGMDADTFFRRLCAVMGDNPPAADDAPVLERFASIGITPGRYTATVSGGILDRALEVAKAQIKAALLGQVLVGAENRWFTPEVVGVYGTDYLARATIAQVGLGANLRRDAIYLNTQALTAGPLKRYRLHFAPGQLPPNDAFWSLTAYTNDSYLVPNAAGIYAVGPGVVTNPDGSVDLAVQADDPGPAVPQGNWLPIPAAGMFSLTMRVYAPKSEALDGRWQPPALTPLL; translated from the coding sequence ATGACCGGATGGCGACCTATCTCCCGACGCTCCATGCTCGCGCTGGGCGCGGCCGCGGTGGCCGGTGCCGGGTTATCCGGTCGCGCGGCCGCGGACCCGGGTGATCCGCTCGCCGCCGCGGTGCAGGCCTACATCTTCGGGTATCCGCTGGTGCTGATGGACGTGACCCGGGAGGCCTCGGTCAAGCACCTTCCGCTCAACCGGCTCGCCAATGTCGCCGCGACGCCGACCCCGGACAGCACCTACGTGGTGCGCCCCAACCTCGACACCTTGTATTCGCAGGCCTGGCTCGATCTGCGCACCGAGCCGGTCATGATGCAGGTGCCCGCTATGAGCGACGGCCGGTACTGGCTGATGCAGGTGCTCGACATGTGGACCAACAGCGAACACGACCCGAGCAGTATCGCCCCGCTCGGCGCGCCGCCCTATACCTATGCGATCACCGGCCCGGGCTGGACCGGCAGCCTGCCCGCCGGGGTCACCCAGCTGCCGATGAAGACCGCGACCGCCTGGCTGCTGGGCCGGATTCAGGTCGACGGCCCCGCCGATCTCGCCGCTGTGCACGACATCCAGCAGCAGTTGCGGCTGAGCCCGCTGAGCAGCTGGGGCGCGGCGGGCCCGGGCACGAGCATCGCCGGGCTCGGAAATCTCGGTGGCGGGCCGCGGCCGCCGGACGTGGTGGCGGGCATGGACGCTGACACCTTCTTCCGCCGGCTGTGCGCGGTGATGGGTGACAACCCGCCCGCAGCCGACGACGCGCCGGTGCTCGAGCGGTTCGCGTCAATCGGGATTACTCCGGGGCGCTACACCGCCACGGTCTCCGGCGGGATCCTCGACCGGGCGCTAGAGGTAGCGAAAGCGCAGATCAAGGCAGCGCTCCTGGGACAGGTTCTAGTTGGAGCCGAGAATCGGTGGTTCACACCCGAAGTCGTCGGTGTCTACGGCACCGATTATCTGGCCCGGGCCACCATCGCGCAGGTCGGCCTCGGAGCCAATCTGCGCCGCGACGCCATCTATCTCAACACTCAAGCGCTCACCGCCGGGCCGCTGAAGCGCTACCGATTGCACTTCGCCCCAGGTCAGCTCCCTCCGAACGACGCGTTCTGGTCACTGACCGCCTACACCAACGACAGCTATCTGGTGCCCAATGCCGCGGGCATCTACGCCGTCGGGCCCGGCGTCGTGACGAACCCAGACGGTTCGGTCGATCTCGCGGTGCAGGCCGACGATCCCGGTCCGGCTGTACCCCAGGGCAATTGGCTGCCGATTCCGGCCGCGGGCATGTTCAGCCTGACCATGCGCGTGTACGCGCCGAAATCGGAGGCGCTGGACGGGCGCTGGCAGCCGCCCGCGCTCACTCCGTTGCTCTGA
- a CDS encoding TetR/AcrR family transcriptional regulator translates to MVQRGAYSKGIAKREEILTAALDIVARNGYSRATVRELADAVGLSQTGLLHYFGTKEQLFTEILRRRDEVDQRFYGDPDAEGLPDMAGGLRRLVSHNAEVPGLVQLFSRFSSEAAEPGHPAHDFFRDRYATAREGIAQGVERLRQAGRLPEDLDADRVTVLMLAVMDGLQMQWLYDQDVDMAEHIAYFWRLLEGAGERGVQPLTAVSTEPPP, encoded by the coding sequence GTGGTGCAACGTGGTGCTTATTCGAAAGGTATTGCCAAGCGGGAGGAAATCCTCACCGCGGCGCTCGACATCGTGGCGCGCAACGGCTACAGCCGGGCGACGGTGCGCGAGCTGGCCGACGCGGTAGGGCTCAGCCAGACCGGGCTGCTGCACTACTTCGGCACCAAAGAGCAGCTGTTCACCGAGATCCTGCGTCGCCGCGACGAGGTGGATCAGCGTTTCTACGGGGATCCCGATGCCGAGGGGCTGCCGGACATGGCCGGGGGCCTGCGGCGGCTGGTCAGCCACAATGCCGAGGTCCCCGGCCTGGTGCAGCTGTTTTCCCGGTTCTCCTCCGAGGCCGCCGAGCCCGGCCACCCGGCCCACGATTTCTTCCGCGATCGTTATGCGACCGCGCGCGAGGGGATCGCGCAGGGCGTGGAGCGGCTGCGTCAGGCCGGGCGGCTACCGGAGGATCTCGACGCGGACCGGGTCACGGTCCTGATGCTCGCGGTCATGGACGGCCTGCAGATGCAGTGGCTGTATGACCAGGATGTCGACATGGCCGAGCACATTGCTTACTTCTGGCGCCTCCTCGAGGGGGCGGGAGAGCGCGGTGTCCAGCCTCTCACCGCCGTGTCGACTGAGCCGCCACCCTGA
- a CDS encoding LysR family transcriptional regulator: MKAGQVELRDVEIFLALAEELHFGRTAERLHVTQARVSQAIKKQERRIGGALFERSSRKVTLTPIGKQLYDDLRPIYRGLQESLDRAATAARGKTAELRIAMITTNQFDLKPIFDLFTSRHPECELQVRFMGFDDPFGKLRRDEFDIGIVWLPVREPDLTTGPVVYTEPVMLAIAASHPFAERGWVTYEDLGDLTVMGGARPDYWREGLVPTRTPSGRPIRIGPIVTNMLEMTPILTSGEAVSPVHSQATRYHTHPQIAYVPITDAPLAQWAPIWRTATETSLIRAFAQAIEDTGPLAL; this comes from the coding sequence ATGAAAGCAGGTCAGGTGGAGCTTCGGGATGTCGAGATCTTCCTGGCTTTAGCAGAAGAGTTGCATTTCGGCAGGACGGCCGAGCGGTTGCACGTTACCCAGGCCCGCGTCAGCCAGGCGATCAAAAAGCAGGAGCGGCGCATCGGTGGTGCCCTGTTCGAGCGGTCCAGCCGGAAGGTCACGCTGACCCCGATCGGGAAGCAACTCTACGACGATCTGCGCCCCATTTATCGGGGGTTACAGGAAAGCCTGGATCGTGCCGCCACCGCAGCACGCGGCAAAACCGCGGAGCTGCGGATCGCCATGATCACTACCAATCAGTTCGACCTGAAACCGATCTTTGACCTGTTTACCTCCCGGCATCCCGAATGCGAGTTACAGGTCCGCTTCATGGGTTTCGACGATCCCTTCGGCAAGCTTCGACGCGACGAATTCGATATCGGCATCGTCTGGTTACCGGTGCGCGAGCCGGATCTCACCACCGGCCCGGTCGTCTACACCGAACCGGTGATGCTTGCCATCGCCGCAAGCCATCCTTTTGCTGAACGCGGCTGGGTGACCTACGAGGATCTCGGCGACCTGACCGTGATGGGAGGCGCCCGGCCGGACTACTGGCGCGAGGGACTCGTCCCGACGCGCACACCCAGCGGGCGGCCGATTCGGATCGGTCCGATCGTGACCAACATGTTGGAGATGACACCGATCCTCACCTCCGGAGAAGCGGTGTCCCCCGTGCACTCCCAAGCCACGCGCTATCACACCCACCCGCAAATCGCCTACGTCCCAATCACCGACGCTCCGCTGGCACAGTGGGCACCGATCTGGCGCACGGCTACCGAGACCAGCCTCATCCGCGCCTTCGCGCAGGCGATCGAGGACACGGGCCCACTCGCGCTCTAG
- a CDS encoding VOC family protein gives MIVMRSTLSLMVDDPPASSRFFTTYLEYHESAVTGDHVRLTRSDAAVEIVLRTRTHADVAGRLRDERPGEFVVSFTVPDVAAEYDRLRRAGAPMAVALREEPWGDRLFQLIDPNGIVVELVQWIPPAGA, from the coding sequence ATGATCGTCATGAGATCCACCTTGTCGCTGATGGTGGATGACCCGCCGGCATCCAGTCGCTTCTTCACCACCTATCTCGAGTATCACGAATCCGCCGTCACCGGGGACCATGTGCGTCTGACCCGTTCGGACGCTGCCGTGGAGATCGTGCTGCGAACGCGCACCCACGCCGATGTCGCTGGACGGCTGCGTGACGAACGGCCCGGCGAATTCGTCGTGTCGTTCACCGTGCCCGACGTCGCCGCCGAGTACGACCGGCTCCGCCGCGCGGGAGCGCCCATGGCGGTGGCGTTGCGCGAAGAGCCATGGGGCGACCGGCTTTTCCAGCTCATCGATCCGAACGGCATCGTGGTCGAACTGGTGCAGTGGATTCCACCCGCAGGTGCCTGA
- a CDS encoding alpha/beta hydrolase, with the protein MTTEIVSTPAQSEPRPTNPDRPTRSVGIRILRFLGLFIAWTLCLATILAGLVFFAPRIPGRAPQDVVSIAALIVPWLTAPLLVMLLLTVLIVAAAWYSGRRILLTAGALAIVLGLLLIITPWWSARGTAATHGAALSWSEFFHTPAAPSPTETRTYQRIENQDLAADIYRPQRLAPSRPALLYVHGGGWNSGTRADSAPWFEWLAQQGITVFSIDYRLAPPPRWQDAVGDVKCALGWIRANAADYSIAPSNVSIAGDSAGGQLAMMAAYTIGDQQFPPSCAVPEAPVRSVMGWYAPTDLPALITHTRMPNSLENYLQDYLGSDLETQRARVEQISPINHVRPGLPPTLLIQGGIDRMIPDTQAPALADRLHAMNVPAEAVVIPWADHNFTGQWGSWGSQILRPVALDFLQKYAINVN; encoded by the coding sequence ATGACCACCGAAATCGTTTCTACACCAGCACAATCCGAACCGCGGCCCACCAACCCGGACCGACCCACCCGATCCGTCGGCATCCGGATTCTCCGTTTCCTCGGACTGTTTATCGCGTGGACGTTGTGCCTGGCGACAATCCTTGCGGGGCTTGTCTTCTTCGCGCCGCGGATACCGGGGCGCGCACCGCAGGATGTGGTCAGCATTGCCGCGCTCATCGTCCCGTGGCTGACCGCACCGCTGCTCGTCATGCTGCTGCTGACCGTGCTGATCGTGGCGGCGGCATGGTATTCCGGCCGCCGCATCCTCCTGACTGCCGGTGCGCTCGCGATCGTTCTCGGGCTGCTCCTGATCATCACTCCGTGGTGGTCGGCGCGCGGCACGGCGGCAACACATGGAGCAGCGCTGTCATGGTCGGAGTTCTTCCATACACCGGCCGCGCCGTCGCCCACCGAAACCCGCACCTACCAGCGAATCGAGAATCAGGACCTGGCCGCCGACATCTACCGCCCGCAGCGGCTTGCCCCGAGTCGGCCGGCGCTGCTGTATGTGCACGGCGGCGGCTGGAACTCGGGCACCCGCGCGGACAGCGCACCATGGTTCGAATGGCTTGCACAACAAGGGATCACCGTGTTCTCGATCGACTACCGACTTGCCCCGCCGCCACGGTGGCAGGACGCGGTCGGCGACGTCAAATGCGCACTCGGCTGGATCCGCGCCAACGCTGCCGATTACAGCATCGCACCATCCAACGTATCCATCGCCGGTGACTCAGCGGGCGGCCAACTGGCCATGATGGCCGCCTATACCATTGGCGACCAGCAGTTTCCGCCATCATGCGCGGTGCCAGAGGCGCCCGTCCGATCTGTGATGGGCTGGTACGCGCCGACCGACCTGCCCGCTCTGATCACACACACTCGTATGCCCAACAGCTTGGAAAACTATCTCCAGGACTACCTCGGCTCCGACCTCGAGACCCAGCGCGCCCGAGTCGAACAGATATCGCCGATCAACCACGTGCGTCCCGGCCTGCCACCGACGTTGCTTATCCAAGGCGGCATCGACCGCATGATCCCCGATACCCAAGCACCCGCACTCGCGGACCGGTTGCACGCGATGAACGTGCCCGCCGAAGCCGTCGTCATCCCATGGGCCGATCACAATTTCACCGGGCAATGGGGCAGCTGGGGATCTCAGATCTTGCGACCTGTCGCGCTCGATTTCCTGCAGAAGTACGCGATCAACGTGAATTGA
- a CDS encoding saccharopine dehydrogenase family protein: MTKILMLGGAGLMGRAAARVLADAPAVDHLVVTDLQAGAAETVAKSVGDKASGLGLDITDRRALRAALDECDLVLNTVGPYFRFGVPILTAAIEAGRDYVDICDDWEPTLAMLDMHERARAAGVVALVGMGASPGVSNLLAVTAARELDTVESLVTAWNGEDAGEPAPSGAKQPNAAYLHAIQQITGTIKVTRDGELTDRPALEEITLDYPGIGVGSGWSFGHPEAVTLHRAFPELRHNTNLITGGRLLITMCRALRLSVDRRLLSPERAAHLAYRGTGFLPAGGMGSGALPPLFALATGTRAGEKATVASALAQVPGRTMAVNTGVPLAVAALQMTTMTAAPGVHTPETLLDPDAYFAALAPHCIGSPAPDAMTATTRSWCSARENAANLQTSLLTAFFAAND; this comes from the coding sequence ATGACGAAGATCTTGATGCTGGGTGGCGCCGGACTGATGGGACGAGCCGCCGCACGCGTGCTCGCCGACGCCCCGGCGGTGGATCACCTGGTCGTGACCGACCTGCAAGCGGGCGCAGCCGAGACGGTCGCGAAGAGCGTGGGCGACAAGGCTTCCGGGCTCGGCCTGGACATCACCGACCGGCGGGCGCTGCGGGCGGCGCTCGACGAATGCGATCTGGTGCTCAACACCGTCGGACCCTACTTTCGGTTCGGGGTGCCGATTCTGACGGCGGCCATCGAGGCCGGGCGCGACTATGTCGACATCTGCGACGACTGGGAGCCGACCCTCGCCATGCTCGACATGCACGAACGGGCCCGGGCCGCAGGCGTTGTCGCACTCGTCGGCATGGGCGCCAGCCCCGGGGTCTCGAATCTGCTCGCGGTCACGGCCGCGCGTGAACTCGACACCGTCGAGTCGCTGGTCACCGCCTGGAACGGCGAAGATGCCGGAGAACCAGCGCCTTCCGGCGCCAAACAACCCAATGCCGCCTACCTGCACGCGATTCAGCAGATCACCGGCACTATCAAGGTCACCCGCGACGGCGAGCTGACCGACCGGCCCGCGTTGGAGGAGATCACCCTCGACTATCCGGGCATCGGAGTCGGAAGTGGTTGGAGCTTCGGCCATCCCGAGGCGGTGACCTTGCACCGGGCGTTCCCGGAGCTGCGGCACAACACCAATCTCATCACCGGTGGCCGCTTGCTCATCACGATGTGCCGGGCGCTGCGGCTGTCGGTCGATCGCCGCCTGCTCAGCCCAGAGCGCGCCGCCCACCTGGCGTATCGGGGCACGGGGTTCCTGCCCGCGGGCGGCATGGGATCCGGCGCGTTACCCCCGCTGTTCGCCCTCGCGACCGGCACCAGGGCGGGCGAAAAAGCCACTGTCGCAAGCGCACTCGCGCAGGTTCCGGGGCGCACCATGGCCGTGAACACCGGTGTGCCGCTGGCCGTCGCCGCCTTGCAGATGACGACGATGACCGCCGCACCCGGCGTGCACACCCCCGAAACCCTGCTCGACCCCGATGCGTATTTCGCGGCCCTGGCTCCGCACTGCATCGGCAGCCCGGCACCCGACGCCATGACAGCGACAACCCGATCCTGGTGCAGCGCACGGGAAAACGCGGCCAACCTTCAGACGTCGCTACTGACGGCCTTCTTCGCCGCGAACGACTGA
- a CDS encoding TetR/AcrR family transcriptional regulator: MSRSAPNAATSARPISVWERKKLQAMREIQRAALDLFDEQGFRAVTVEQVAAASHVSPSSIYRYFGTKEALILWDEYDPKLIELLSQNSDQVVTPQEFVEEIRESVPALIRELAADEERIRRRMRYVASEPDVRDGLARETRQLEDVLRRVVGARIGRDPADLQIRLLAAMLAWGFDAALDYWMQTDFDLPLAEALAYAIEALIRSAEAVLGFPAPAARARRKN; encoded by the coding sequence ATGTCTCGTTCAGCGCCGAACGCCGCCACCTCCGCACGCCCGATTTCGGTGTGGGAGCGCAAGAAACTGCAGGCCATGCGCGAAATCCAGCGCGCCGCACTGGATCTTTTCGACGAGCAGGGTTTCCGCGCGGTGACCGTCGAGCAGGTGGCCGCCGCTTCGCACGTCTCCCCCAGTTCCATCTACCGCTATTTCGGCACCAAAGAGGCCCTGATCCTCTGGGACGAGTACGACCCGAAGCTCATCGAGCTGCTCAGCCAGAACAGCGACCAGGTGGTCACGCCGCAGGAATTCGTCGAGGAGATCCGCGAATCGGTGCCCGCGCTGATCCGCGAACTGGCCGCCGACGAAGAACGCATCCGGCGCCGCATGCGTTACGTGGCCAGTGAGCCCGACGTCCGCGACGGCCTGGCCCGCGAGACCCGCCAGCTCGAGGACGTGCTGCGTCGAGTGGTCGGCGCGCGCATCGGCCGCGACCCCGCCGATCTGCAAATCCGGCTGCTCGCGGCCATGCTGGCCTGGGGTTTCGACGCGGCGCTCGACTACTGGATGCAGACCGATTTCGACCTGCCGCTGGCCGAGGCGCTCGCCTACGCCATCGAGGCGCTGATCCGCAGCGCCGAGGCCGTGCTCGGCTTCCCGGCCCCCGCAGCCCGGGCGCGTCGCAAAAACTGA
- a CDS encoding maleylpyruvate isomerase family mycothiol-dependent enzyme — translation MDREQIQEQVRKERLALADFLEGLSAEDWARPSLCAGWTVHEVLAHVTLSNRDTLRTVVVEVIRARGNWDRANADAAIRRAAQFTPAELIAQLRAGADNHRRSPGAGVLDPLADIIVHGQDIARPLGRTLRTSPKQVIAPLEYVLGSMFYGAKKRLRGKRLVATDVQWSHGDGAEEVRAPVVDLLMIATGRTVDPSLRSG, via the coding sequence ATGGACCGTGAACAGATCCAGGAGCAGGTACGGAAAGAGCGGCTGGCGCTGGCGGACTTTCTCGAGGGTCTGAGCGCGGAGGACTGGGCGCGGCCGTCGCTGTGTGCGGGGTGGACCGTGCACGAGGTGCTCGCGCACGTCACGCTGTCGAACCGCGACACGCTGCGGACCGTCGTCGTGGAGGTCATCCGGGCCCGGGGGAATTGGGACCGGGCCAACGCCGACGCGGCGATCCGCCGGGCAGCGCAGTTCACGCCCGCGGAACTGATCGCGCAGCTGCGTGCGGGGGCGGACAACCATCGGCGCTCACCGGGCGCGGGGGTGCTGGATCCGCTGGCGGACATCATCGTGCACGGGCAGGACATCGCGCGGCCGCTCGGGCGGACGTTGCGCACGTCTCCCAAACAGGTGATCGCGCCGCTCGAGTATGTGCTGGGCAGCATGTTCTACGGCGCGAAGAAGCGGCTGCGCGGTAAGCGGCTCGTCGCGACCGATGTGCAGTGGAGTCATGGGGACGGGGCGGAGGAAGTCCGCGCGCCGGTGGTCGACTTGCTGATGATCGCCACCGGGCGGACCGTGGATCCGTCTCTTCGCTCAGGATGA
- a CDS encoding glycoside hydrolase family 65 protein has product MKPNCSGFDIAPWELRWCGLDLDALHRTESIFALSNGHIGLRGSFEEGEPVGKPGTYLNGFYEKREFPYAEGGYGYPGDGQTMVNVTDGKIIRLLVEDEPLDMRYGKAVEHERVLDFRSGTLRRTTVWTSPTGRNVRINSERLVSFTDRALAAIRYEVEPLDDDMDLVIQSDLLANEPVPTQAGDPRLAAVLDRPLVADFSAARDFSAVLAHHTRRSGLRVAAGMHHELAVTETPRCDIHAEDDLARLTVAVDVAKGDKLCLTKYLAYGWSSRRSTPALRAQVDAALAAGLETGWDELLQRQREYLDKFWADADIEIDGDPELQQAVRFALFHVLQAGARGETRAIPAKGLTGPGYDGHAFWDTETFVLPVLMYTNPIAAGDALRWRHATLDQARQRAHELGQPGAMFPWRSINGEEGSGYWPTGTAAVHVNADIADAVVRYIAATGDEQFETECGVELLVETARLWAGLGHLDGTGAFRIDRVTGPDEYSALADNNAYTNLMAQQNLHEAAEACVRRPEIARRLHVEEAEIAAWRDAAKRMALPYNSELGVHEQSEGCTRHARWDFAATPPEKYPLLLHYHYFDLYRKQVVKQADLTLAMYLRPEMFTPEQKARNFEYYEALTVRDSSLSACPQSVLAAEVGHLSLAYAYFGEAALTDLHDLHHNVSNGLHIASLAGTWICCVGGFGGMRTNGGRLCFAPRLPEELDRLAFRIIWRDSRIAVEITREAATYRLLEGEPLTLQHHGEPFELTESPVTLKVPHLEPKPAPALPAGRAPYDRKQATNQGTKP; this is encoded by the coding sequence ATGAAACCCAATTGCTCTGGCTTCGACATCGCCCCCTGGGAATTGCGCTGGTGCGGACTGGATCTGGACGCACTGCATCGCACCGAATCGATCTTCGCGCTGTCCAACGGCCACATCGGGTTACGCGGCAGCTTCGAGGAGGGCGAGCCGGTCGGCAAGCCCGGCACCTATCTCAACGGGTTCTACGAGAAACGCGAATTCCCTTACGCCGAGGGCGGTTACGGCTATCCCGGTGACGGCCAGACCATGGTGAACGTCACCGACGGCAAGATCATCCGGTTGCTCGTCGAGGACGAGCCCCTGGATATGCGCTACGGCAAAGCGGTGGAACACGAACGGGTACTGGACTTCCGGTCCGGCACCCTGCGCCGTACCACGGTGTGGACCTCCCCCACCGGCCGCAACGTACGGATTAATTCCGAACGGCTGGTGTCGTTCACCGATCGGGCGCTCGCGGCGATCCGCTACGAAGTGGAACCGCTCGACGACGACATGGACCTGGTCATCCAGTCCGATCTGCTTGCCAACGAACCGGTTCCGACGCAGGCCGGGGATCCACGGCTGGCGGCAGTGCTGGATCGCCCGCTGGTCGCGGACTTCTCGGCGGCACGAGACTTCAGTGCGGTCCTGGCTCATCACACCCGGCGGTCCGGGCTCCGGGTGGCGGCGGGCATGCACCACGAACTGGCGGTGACCGAGACGCCGCGCTGCGACATCCACGCCGAGGACGACCTGGCCCGGCTGACCGTCGCCGTCGACGTGGCCAAGGGCGACAAGCTGTGCCTGACAAAGTATCTCGCCTACGGCTGGTCCAGCCGCCGATCCACGCCCGCGCTGCGCGCACAAGTGGACGCGGCCCTGGCCGCGGGCCTGGAAACCGGCTGGGACGAGCTGCTCCAGCGGCAACGCGAGTACCTGGACAAATTCTGGGCCGACGCCGATATCGAGATCGACGGCGACCCGGAATTGCAGCAGGCGGTGCGGTTCGCGCTGTTCCACGTGCTGCAGGCCGGGGCGCGCGGCGAGACCCGGGCGATACCGGCCAAGGGCCTCACCGGACCGGGCTACGACGGCCACGCGTTCTGGGACACCGAGACTTTCGTGCTACCGGTGCTCATGTACACCAACCCGATCGCGGCCGGCGACGCACTGCGCTGGCGGCACGCCACCCTCGATCAGGCCCGCCAACGGGCCCACGAGCTGGGCCAGCCCGGCGCGATGTTCCCGTGGCGTTCGATCAATGGTGAAGAGGGATCGGGATATTGGCCGACCGGCACCGCGGCGGTGCACGTGAACGCCGATATCGCCGACGCGGTGGTGCGCTACATTGCCGCGACGGGCGACGAGCAGTTCGAAACCGAGTGCGGCGTCGAGCTTTTGGTGGAGACCGCCCGGCTCTGGGCCGGACTCGGCCACCTCGACGGGACGGGTGCGTTCCGGATCGACCGGGTCACCGGGCCCGACGAATACTCGGCGCTGGCCGACAACAACGCTTACACCAACTTGATGGCGCAGCAGAATCTGCACGAAGCGGCCGAGGCCTGTGTGCGCCGCCCGGAGATCGCCCGGCGGCTCCACGTCGAGGAGGCCGAGATCGCGGCCTGGCGGGACGCGGCGAAACGCATGGCGCTGCCGTACAACTCGGAACTGGGCGTACACGAACAGTCCGAAGGCTGCACGCGGCACGCACGCTGGGATTTCGCCGCGACACCGCCGGAGAAATATCCGCTGCTGCTGCACTATCACTACTTCGACCTGTACCGGAAACAGGTGGTGAAGCAGGCCGACCTCACCCTGGCGATGTATCTGCGCCCGGAGATGTTCACCCCGGAGCAGAAGGCCCGCAATTTCGAGTACTACGAGGCACTTACGGTGCGCGACTCGTCGCTGTCGGCCTGCCCGCAGTCCGTACTGGCCGCCGAGGTCGGCCACCTGAGCCTGGCCTACGCCTATTTCGGCGAGGCCGCGCTGACGGACCTGCACGACCTGCATCACAACGTCTCCAACGGGCTGCACATCGCCTCACTGGCGGGCACCTGGATCTGCTGCGTCGGCGGCTTCGGCGGCATGCGCACCAACGGCGGCCGACTATGTTTCGCCCCTCGGCTACCCGAGGAGCTCGACCGGCTGGCGTTCCGAATCATCTGGCGGGACAGCCGGATAGCGGTCGAGATCACCCGCGAGGCCGCCACCTACCGGCTGCTGGAAGGCGAACCCCTGACCCTCCAGCATCACGGCGAACCATTCGAACTCACCGAATCGCCTGTCACGCTGAAGGTTCCGCACCTGGAGCCGAAACCCGCACCCGCGCTACCCGCAGGGCGCGCACCCTACGACCGGAAACAAGCGACGAACCAGGGCACGAAGCCCTGA